In Phlebotomus papatasi isolate M1 chromosome 1, Ppap_2.1, whole genome shotgun sequence, the following proteins share a genomic window:
- the LOC129810088 gene encoding DNA-directed RNA polymerase I subunit RPA12: MLRSQGNPGFCPVCGSILPLLKESGNISCYTCKNKLNPESLGKMESEYTIHFNTYKPRAVKQEREEDEGPIIERKCPKCSNDKMSYATLQLRSADEGQTVFYTCTKCKFKESENS; this comes from the exons ATGCTGAGGAGCCAAGGAAATCCTGGATTTTGCCCTGTGTGTGGTTCTATCCTTCCCCTGCTGAAGGAATCTGGTAATATATCGTGCTAcacatgcaaaaataaattgaacCCAGAGT CACTGGGGAAAATGGAAAGTGAATACACAATTCATTTCAATACCTACAAGCCTAGAGCTGTGAAACAGGAGAGAGAAGAGGATGAAGGCCCTATAATTGAGAGGAAATGCCCCAAGTGCAGCAATGACAAAATGAGTTATGCCACCTTGCAGCTGAGATCTGCAGACGAAGGGCAGACTGTCTTCTACACCTGTACCAAGTGCAA ATTCAAGGAGTCCGAAAATTCGTGA